The DNA window CCACCTTGTTCATACTTCATGAATTTACATGTTGTAATATTTGCTCTGCTCCTAGATCCAGGCCAATTTTTTATGAGGTAGAGATAAAAGCACCCATTTAATGTTCTGTTTTTGTCGATTTTAGGTActattataaaaacaaaacaaaagaatgcaattaataattacattttttaaatctagCAGGGTCTCTTAATGTACAAGACGAATCTTTAATCCGGATTGGTTTTGGCAATGAACCCATTATTACAAACTGCACGGCTACCATGGCTTGTAAACCTGAATATGCAGACTTCGAAATTTATTATTATCGGATTGACCAAGAAGGCAACAAAATCACTGTACAACACAAATTATATACTCAACAAATTCCTTCTGGGTGTAATGTGAATAGAACATGGACAAAGAATTACAGACTTCGCATTGAACCTATTGACCATACTTCTGTTACTGGCACCTATTACTGTGAAGTCAAATGGAAATCATCAACAGTAAGGGGAAATGGGACATTTATACTTTTTAGAGGTAAGTTGAATGACAGTTAGACTGATAGGTCTTTCATTAATGGATTTAGAGCTTTTGTATCTTTTATAAGAGCacagattatatttttatttaaaaaagatagTGTCTAATTACAACAAAGAGTCTTGAAGCACCCTcaactaacacatttattatgaCATAGGTTTTTCCAGACaatattgtttcatttatttttcaattcATGCATATTTTCAGCAGATGGGTTGCGTAGTGATAAACTTTCTGGACAGCCTGGTTGCATGATATATAAAAGAAAGACAATGTAAGAATCAAAGTGACAATCAGAAAAATTAGGAAGTGGCAAAATAAGAAAACTGTACGAACACAAGCAATCGCTTCAATTCAGAGAATGAGACATAATTCATCAGTGACTCCAGTCCATAAATGCTTATATCATAATAAATTTCTTAGGGCTAAATTTTCTGTCCCATTATCATCTCTGGTCAAATGAGTTATTGAGGCTTGAGAAATAAATTCTTTGTCAGTGGAAAAAGAAAGGTGggcatgtaacaatgggctcaagctacaggaagccagatttaggctgaatatcaggaaaaaaaaacttaactgttagagcagtataacaaagGCACCAGTTACatcaggaagtggtgagcactcaaCATTTTGCCCAACGAAATCCAATTAAGTCAAAGCACAAATCTAAACCTACACTATTGAAATATTGGAATATGAGACATGAATTAATAACAGCTAATGTAGCTTATTTATTTCAATGAAATTCAACATGATTTTCTTTAGATTTGCATCTGCTGAAGAACTACCGGTAGTCACATGACCGGTAAAATAAAATCTTGTGAAAATCTAAGATATGTTATTTAGTGAGGAGTTTGGTAAGGAGGATCAGAAATTGGCAACTAACTGGAATTGCTGGCAATGTGTGGTACATTTGGAAATAGTGGTTGAAAAATCAGTAAGGACAAGACAGGCACAATTTaaccagatgagaaagaagaCTAGGAAGAAACATCAGAAGCTAGCACTCCAGAACCCGATCAATGAAAAGTGATCATAATCTTGAAAAGTCAGATTAGCTGCAATACTTAATAGAAGAGGATCTTCTGGCATTTAATGAAATAAACACTTAAAAACATATTCTTAAGGTCTCTCTGATGACAGTTTGGTCTTAAACTACTGTTTTGAAGCAGAATCCAAAATATTCTCATCTGTCATTGCACAAAGAGTAAATAGCTTAATTACAAATTATATTCACGGAGACCAATACGGATTTATGCCAGGGAGACAAATGTCGGATGTGATTCATAAGATATTAAATATTATATGTGTTGCATCAGGAAAAAACCCGAAGGCAGCAATATTCTCATTAAATGCCCTCAAAGCTTTTGACCACATGGAATGGCAGTTTATGTTCAAATTATTagaaaaaatgaatatgggtGGAACATTTATCCACGTTCTAATAAAGCTATATGAAGAGGCAAGGattcaataataataaacagaacTGAATCTGAAAAACTTGAATTATATAGAGGAACAAGACAAGGAGACCCATTGTCTCCATTAATATTTGCACTGGCCATAGAACCACTTGTGGCActtattagaaaaaaatattaatattagtgGAATAATGGTTAGAAATaaacagcataaaattaatttatatgctgatGATATACTTTTATTCCTAGAATCTTCAATGGAAAGTATAGAAACATTGAAACAAATACTGGAAGAATTCAAATGTTGTACaggattaaaaattaattatgataaatctAAATTGCTATGCATAAATATTCCTAtcctagaagaaaaagaaatcaagaaaagaacaGGTTTAGACCTATGTTATTCAAGTTTCAAATATTTGGGGATTTGGATAACAAAAATATAAGGTAACTAGTCTATAGGAACGATAAAAAAGTATTTAGttctataaaggaaaaaaaatggaaaatattaaatCTAACATTTTTGGGAAGaattgcaatattaaaagctcatATCCTACCAAAActtctatttctatttcaaaatattcctCTACAATTGGAAACTAGAAAtataaaacaatggcaaaacattttggaaaatatttattgCAGGGAAAAGTAAATCCCCGAGATTTATAAACACAATTAAGTATGGCCCAAGTAGAAATGGAGGGCTAGCGATACCATATTTactaaaatattatgaagcttttcAAATGGCTCAAATAATCAAACTTATACAAGATTGCGAGACTCCTGAATGGGCAAGAATGGAGAAATAAGAACAAGGAAGGTCATTGgacatatatttatataaagaaagaatcttgaaaaatgagaaacaaatacGGAATCCTTTTACTAAAGAATTACTCTGGATATGGAGGAAATATATGATAATCTTCGCTCCCCCCTATATCTCCATTATGTCCTATATTAGAACACCCTAAATTTAAATTTCAAGATAAATATGCAAAATTTAAacaatggaaagagagaggaatgtaTAGAATGAGAGACTTGTTTATACAAGGAAAACCTATTACAATCGGACAGCTCCAGGAGAAAACTAGGTATATAGCAACTAATTGGTATCAGATAACCCAAATCAGAAATTTGGCAACTCAACTGCATAAACAGGAGTCCCCAGCCTTTTTAACCCCACACACCAGCTgagaaaggcagggcacccccttgTGCTTGCATGCATGCGTGAAGGAGTGTGCACACTTTCCACACAACATGTGTGTTCTTCTGTACATTATATAGTATATATGACCAATTAGGTAACATTAACTCATCTCAGCTGATCTCGTATTAATTACATCAGCCTTCTGCTTAGTCAGCATGACTTAGCTTTATGCACAGCTGTACAATATGGTTGATTAACAACTTCCTTTACACATCCAGGCCAATATGTCAATTTCTCTTATTACAAACCTCGTAGTTTCCTAACAAAGACTATCAGTGCTGACTATTCATAATTGCTCCATGTTACTCTCCTCATCAGAGGCCATATGCCTCTTGACAGCAATTTCTGGAAAAATAAGTTGGAGGGGGAAGGTCGAAGTACCTAGGAAGTCATTAATGTTTCCACTGGACTGCGCTTGAGGGACACTAcagagcagggatggggaacatAGTTTATaagatattattattatactaCAGCTCTCATAAACCTCTAGCACTGGCTATGTaagctagagctgatgggagcagAAATCTTGACAACAAAAAGAGAACCACATCTTTCACATTGTGGGTGGATTAAATGAGCGGAAGTACTCATCAGTTTGGGGGTATTGCTGTTTTTAGAGGTCTCTCAGTTCTAGGACTTCTCAAATTTATTGAACTTAGATTATGATAATGATTTCTACTACTCCTACTCCTAAATAACACTATCAATCTAAATGGTTGTACCTATTAGATTCCCTGTGAATTTTCTTGTCATTACATCTAACACATTTATTAATGTTAATGCTATAGACTTTTAAAGAACTAACATTAGCTGTCAAAGGCTGCACTCACACAAAAGAAATCCCCCCTTTTTCTCATGTCTTCTgctttctgtggtcacgtggcataTATCTGTAATAGTGgttcatgtgtttttttaactgttcTGCCTTTTAAGGGTAAATTAGATGCAGTACATTTATCTACACCCCTCAAGTGAGACATATTCCCCttcattttctgtgcatttctctgcccctcttccccctttttaaaaaaaatgtgtggatACATTAGTGTGTCGGTAAATTGCCCATGCTGTGAGAATATCTCAAAAGCGCATTGCCTTCTTAGCACCACCTTCTAGAAGCATGCTGTGGGTGGCAGGCTAAAAAAAGCCCTCCTTAAGTACTTCAAGCCATATTTGACATAAACATACCAACCTGCTGACATCCCCATTTgaaaatttaatttttgaaattaaGGGAGTCAAACAACAGCAGATATGGGAGGTGGGACCGCATGTCAGATGTAAAGGAAATGAACTTATATAGTAGTACACACTCAATGAAATGTCGGTTTTACTGCATGATGAAATGTGAAACAAATAGAGTAGTAGCCTTCCAGCGGACTAGATTTTATATGGAGATAACATGGAGGAAgaacaaaagaatcaataatggCCCATGTGTCATCTGAACCCAAAAACAAAAGATCAAAATTCATGAAGAGTAACTAAGAAAAAGTTTGCTAGTGAGACCGCAGCCAAACTCTGCTTGAGATTTGGATATTTGACtttcttcttgttccttttctttcagaCAGAGGATACATAGAACCATCTGATACTTTACAGATGATTCTCATCACCATTATCATTATTTTAGCTATTTTGACCATTGTGGGAACAATCTTGCTGCTCTGGAAGAGAaaggcaagttaaaaaaaatattttctttctttgctttctttactCCATGCTGTGCATGCTAGTAGATGCAAAAAGTTTGCAGAATAAACATTCACCTTGTGTTTGGTGCTGAATGTTTCAATTTGTCCCATCAGTTAGGATGAAAGCCATCATAATCTTTGTTGATGGATCTCACTAATTTTAGTTGATTAAAATAATCAATTAAGTCAATGAACTGATAAAGACATTTTGCATAAATTTGCATGTAAATGAAGTTAATAGGGCTGGACCCAGATGTAGGCACATGCAACTAGACTGAGAAGAAATggatttccttttcctcttttccccatggAAACAACTCCAGTTCcttgaaaaagctacaaagaggGCTGGGTGAGCCTGCATAAGGGATGAACCGTATGTGCGTATGGTGTTTTCCACAATTGGAATCTTTATATCCACAGGAGACAGATCCTGGatccaaataatttttttgaaggGGGACGGAGGGAAAGCTTTCTTTTTAGATGATGTTTACCTGAACCACATGTAGGGTAGGGATGTGGGTGTACATTAAACCACTGCTCCTGAACATTTCCATGAAAATAGTAGCATCATGAACATTTCTATATTGAGTGCTGTATTGCATTTTAACATTTTGTTGATGTGTTTTTAACCATGTTAAGCTGAACATAGTTATGCTGCTTGTTTGGGGCTGTGTGTTTAAGAGTTCCCAATTATGAGAGCTCCATAATTGCATCCAGGCTAGCATTATCACAAAACCCTCTGCAGATCTTGGGCTTAATGCACAAATATATAGCTTACATCCTAGGTTTGTGTGGATGTTTCACTGTATGTAAGCATACATGTATCTTGCATGTTTGCTTAAGTCTCATGCTTTTAGCCCTTCACATGAGCAGGTTAGTGCTTGCATGAGGTCTGTATGTCACAACAAGCACCATCTTTGCAGATGCGTTTCCATCTATGTCAAGGCAATTATGCTTGTTATCAGGAATCCATTTATAACATTCTGAGTCAGTTATTTAAGCTTGCCATTCTACTGTACTTAGAATCTATTCTGATtaggtgtttgttgttgtttgagcAGTGATAAGAAATACATGATTTT is part of the Pogona vitticeps strain Pit_001003342236 chromosome 5, PviZW2.1, whole genome shotgun sequence genome and encodes:
- the NFAM1 gene encoding NFAT activation molecule 1 isoform X1, whose amino-acid sequence is MAFGLYFFISLLWTFQCKAGSLNVQDESLIRIGFGNEPIITNCTATMACKPEYADFEIYYYRIDQEGNKITVQHKLYTQQIPSGCNVNRTWTKNYRLRIEPIDHTSVTGTYYCEVKWKSSTVRGNGTFILFRDRGYIEPSDTLQMILITIIIILAILTIVGTILLLWKRKMVWPWKSRVKKCPDQNPVTQHASSHLELPDPMYTDLEPHPSHIYLTFEKNANSPSHKKMPIAKMCQQETQGGIQDIYENNITDLYENI
- the NFAM1 gene encoding NFAT activation molecule 1 isoform X2 yields the protein MAFGLYFFISLLWTFQCKGSLNVQDESLIRIGFGNEPIITNCTATMACKPEYADFEIYYYRIDQEGNKITVQHKLYTQQIPSGCNVNRTWTKNYRLRIEPIDHTSVTGTYYCEVKWKSSTVRGNGTFILFRDRGYIEPSDTLQMILITIIIILAILTIVGTILLLWKRKMVWPWKSRVKKCPDQNPVTQHASSHLELPDPMYTDLEPHPSHIYLTFEKNANSPSHKKMPIAKMCQQETQGGIQDIYENNITDLYENI